TGCAGCAGATATGCTTACCCCATTTTGGAGAAGGACGTCCTTTACAGGCAGAAAATCCTCCGGGAGGGTTATGATCTCGTAATTATCCTCCCCTGGATCATTCTTCATGTCCTCGGCTCCGGCCTCGATGGCCAGGCTCATCAGGGAATCCTCATCGATTGAGTCCTTACTTACAAGTATATAGCCCTTTTTCTCAAAGATCCATGAAACACAACCTGCCTCTCCAAGACTGCCACCGTGCTTACCAAGGAGGTGCCTGATCTCTGCAACGGTCCTGTTCTTATTATCAGTAAGGGCCTCTAAGAGGATGGCAACCCCACCCGGTCCATATCCCTCATAGACAGTCTCTTCATAGGTTGTTCCGGGAAGTTCACCTGTGCCCTTCTGTATTGCACGTTTTATATTGTCATGAGGCATGTTCGTTTCCTTGGCCTTCTCTATCGCGGTCCTCAGGCGGGGGTTCATCACGGGATCACCGCCGCCGAGACGTGCGGCAACGGATATCTCCTTTGCAATTTTCGAGAAGACCTTGCCCCTCTTTGCATCAACTACTGCCTTCTTATGCTTGATCTGACTCCACTTAGAGTGTCCGGACATAAGCCATCCTCCGGATTACCTGTCTGTACCTTGGCAGTTGCATAAAAAACCATCCGAATATATGCAGAAGCGGGAGATTCAGGGGAATTTTGTGCATCATTGCGGGGTTCTCACCGGTCGGTCTATCATCTTTCGATACAGGCGTGGTAGTGGAATGGGAAAGACGAAGGGAAGGCGTTAAAAGGAATAAAACATAGACCCCGGTTAAAATCATGATTATTAATAATAACTCTCTAAAGCCTTTACTGTCAAGGATTTGAATATTCCGATAAAAAGAATTCATCTGAAAACTCAAGGGACAATTCAAGTGAAACATGCAGGCATCCCCCCTGTTCTGGTAAAATACATAAGATGCATCTCCGGAGATGTCATGAGAAAGATCAAGCTAACTTTATTCCCACTCCTCTTTAGCGCCCTCATCCTCATCAACCTGCATTCCGCATATGCCTGGCATGACGAGACACACCTTGCAGTTGCAAAGGCGGCCGGATACCACAAATGGTACAACGCTGCCGGGGCAGACATTGCAAAGCTGAAAGCCGGAAGGGTTGAGATGAACAACCACTTCTTTGACAACCCCGAAGGCATCAGTGTTACGCCGGACATGGTCCTGAAACAGACAGACAGATACAACAAACGGGAAGACAGGGAAGGCCACCTCTATGGGGCGATTATTGCTTCCATCCGCAACTACCTGACAACGTCCCATAAGGGCAAGTATGCGGAATACCACCTCGCCTATTGCGCACACTATGTGGGCGATCTCTCACAACCGCTCCATAATATGCCCTATGATGACTTCAATAAAATGCACCATAGCGGGTTTGACGGAACAGTGGAGGATGAGGCGTTAAGAAACATCAGCCATATAAGGAGATACATGTATCCAATAAAACTGGACGCTCAGACCTTTGAAAAAGACCTCGCCGGAGAGATTGCAAGGATTGCAAACGTATCAAGACAACTCGGTAAAAAACTCAGGAGAGAAAACAGAATCCTGACACGGGAAGAGGCATACAGACAACTCGGACACAGCGCATCCCTGCTAAAGGCCATTCTCGGATATCTCGAAAAAGTTAAACATCCACATCAATAACCATGCTTTAAAAATCCGTGAAAAGCATCATCCGGATCCCGGGGTGAGGACTAAACCTGCCTGTACGTATAATAGGCATGGCAGGCGCCTTCCGAGGAAACCATGCAGGCGCCGATCGGGTTCTTAGGTGTACAGGCATTACCAAACACCCGGCAATCAGTGGGCCTTGCCTTGCCCCTGAGGATCTCACCACAAAGGCAGAACTTATGGTCATCGATCCGTATATCGGGAAGGAGTTCTCCATAAACAACCTCTGCATCAACAGCCGAGTAATCGTCCTTCAGTCTCAAACCACTCCGGGGTATGTCTCCCAAGCCCCTCCATCTGAACGTCTCCCTCGTGGCAAAATACCGGGATACAAGATCCTGCGCCTTTATGTTGCCCTCCGGGTTTACCGCCCTCTTATACTGAATCTCCACATCACCTCTCCCTTCGGAGACCTGTCTCAATATCATGGAGACGCTCTGCAGGATGTCCACAGGTTCGAACCCGGAGACAACCAGGGGGACTGAATAGCTCTTCGCTATGTCCTGATAAATATCAATCCCCGTAATGGTGCTGACATGTCCGGGGGCAATAAAGGCCTCTATTTTCACATCCTCGGAACTCATTATGGCATGGATTGCAGGCGGCACCAGGACATGGTTTATATGGAAAAGCAGGTTCTTAACAGCGCCGGTTAGCGTCTGGTGTATAACCGCTGCAGTGATGGGGGCCGTCGTTTCAAATCCTATGGCACAGTACACCACCTTTTTCGACGGGTTCTCCCTCGCAATCCTGATTGAGTCAAGAGGG
Above is a genomic segment from bacterium BMS3Abin08 containing:
- a CDS encoding S1/P1 Nuclease, with amino-acid sequence MRKIKLTLFPLLFSALILINLHSAYAWHDETHLAVAKAAGYHKWYNAAGADIAKLKAGRVEMNNHFFDNPEGISVTPDMVLKQTDRYNKREDREGHLYGAIIASIRNYLTTSHKGKYAEYHLAYCAHYVGDLSQPLHNMPYDDFNKMHHSGFDGTVEDEALRNISHIRRYMYPIKLDAQTFEKDLAGEIARIANVSRQLGKKLRRENRILTREEAYRQLGHSASLLKAILGYLEKVKHPHQ
- the hypD gene encoding hydrogenase expression/formation protein HypD yields the protein MDIYNDFRSSENIGILADEVRRIYEKPVNIMEICGGHTHVIMRFGINQIVPDGVVFLHGPGCPVCVMPKERIDQAIIIAGEKDVILVTLGDMMRVPGSVSSLMKERAGGHDIRMVYSPLDSIRIARENPSKKVVYCAIGFETTAPITAAVIHQTLTGAVKNLLFHINHVLVPPAIHAIMSSEDVKIEAFIAPGHVSTITGIDIYQDIAKSYSVPLVVSGFEPVDILQSVSMILRQVSEGRGDVEIQYKRAVNPEGNIKAQDLVSRYFATRETFRWRGLGDIPRSGLRLKDDYSAVDAEVVYGELLPDIRIDDHKFCLCGEILRGKARPTDCRVFGNACTPKNPIGACMVSSEGACHAYYTYRQV
- a CDS encoding putative transcriptional regulatory protein, encoding MSGHSKWSQIKHKKAVVDAKRGKVFSKIAKEISVAARLGGGDPVMNPRLRTAIEKAKETNMPHDNIKRAIQKGTGELPGTTYEETVYEGYGPGGVAILLEALTDNKNRTVAEIRHLLGKHGGSLGEAGCVSWIFEKKGYILVSKDSIDEDSLMSLAIEAGAEDMKNDPGEDNYEIITLPEDFLPVKDVLLQNGVSISAAEVTMFPKSTVSLTGDDAVKMLNLMEVLEDHDDIQNVYANFDIPDEVMAGIEK